The Prevotella melaninogenica genome window below encodes:
- a CDS encoding DUF6359 domain-containing protein yields MKINQLSFLLFTAVLLFSCGKTILPSDDDNEDETEKHSPSHSPNEAKIYTVSEFIKGDFGNNGVWVHGYIVGACKRSIKQAEWEAPFTFDSAILLADDPEEAEPENVISIQMVNKQMKEEIGLAANPQNYGKHIAFFGIKQKYLGIPGMKKHILASEWLDE; encoded by the coding sequence ATGAAGATAAACCAACTTTCCTTCTTACTTTTCACAGCTGTACTATTGTTTAGTTGTGGTAAAACAATTCTACCATCAGATGATGATAATGAAGACGAAACAGAAAAGCACTCACCTTCTCACTCCCCTAATGAAGCGAAGATCTATACTGTTTCGGAATTTATCAAAGGAGACTTTGGGAATAATGGAGTTTGGGTACATGGTTATATTGTTGGTGCTTGCAAACGAAGTATCAAGCAGGCTGAATGGGAAGCACCTTTCACGTTTGACTCTGCAATTCTATTAGCTGACGACCCAGAAGAGGCTGAGCCTGAGAATGTTATTTCCATCCAAATGGTTAACAAACAAATGAAAGAAGAAATAGGCTTAGCAGCCAATCCGCAAAACTATGGTAAACATATTGCCTTCTTCGGAATTAAACAAAAGTACTTGGGAATACCAGGGATGAAAAAACATATATTAGCAAGTGAATGGTTGGACGAATGA
- a CDS encoding sigma-70 family RNA polymerase sigma factor — protein MKNLNEMTDEQLALSYIEGSNDAFDLLLSRNQSKLFSYILFVVRDRDAADDLFQETFVKIITKLQQGRYSPTGKFSAWIMRIAHNVIMDWYRAQRADKVIDAPKDNDLSNVGGDDTVIDNIECQFINSQTLSDVKRMMNLLPATQREVVFMRFYQEMSFKEIAETTGVSINTSLGRMRYAIFNLRRMVREHKVSLQLT, from the coding sequence ATGAAGAATCTGAATGAGATGACCGACGAGCAGTTGGCATTGTCATACATTGAAGGAAGCAACGATGCTTTCGATTTGTTGCTATCGCGCAATCAATCGAAACTTTTTTCGTATATTCTATTCGTTGTGCGTGATAGGGATGCTGCTGATGACTTGTTTCAAGAAACCTTCGTAAAGATTATCACGAAGTTGCAACAGGGAAGATACTCACCAACAGGTAAGTTCTCTGCATGGATTATGCGTATCGCTCATAATGTGATTATGGACTGGTATCGTGCGCAGCGTGCAGACAAGGTGATTGATGCCCCTAAGGATAATGACCTATCTAATGTTGGTGGTGATGATACTGTTATTGATAACATTGAGTGTCAATTCATTAACAGTCAGACACTCTCTGATGTAAAACGAATGATGAACCTTCTTCCTGCGACACAACGTGAAGTGGTATTTATGCGTTTCTATCAAGAGATGTCTTTTAAAGAGATTGCTGAAACAACAGGCGTTAGCATTAACACCAGCCTTGGGCGTATGCGTTATGCCATATTCAACTTGCGGAGAATGGTTCGTGAACACAAAGTAAGTTTGCAACTAACATAA
- the rpe gene encoding ribulose-phosphate 3-epimerase: MEIIVSPSLLSADFLHLDKEIEMINESEADWLHMDVMDGVFVPNISFGFPVLEAVGKACKKPMDVHFMIVHPENYIQQTADTGAAIMNVQYEACVHLHRTIQAIHAAGMKAGVTLNPSTPVNVLEDIIGDVDIVQLMSVNPGFGGQKFIESSIKKVQRLRQLIEREGSNALIEVDGGVQADTAPRLVEAGVDILVSGSYVFKAADPKATIHSLKQLHR; encoded by the coding sequence ATGGAAATAATAGTATCACCTTCCCTGCTCTCCGCTGACTTCCTTCATTTGGATAAGGAGATTGAAATGATTAATGAAAGTGAGGCTGATTGGCTTCACATGGATGTAATGGATGGCGTCTTTGTCCCTAATATCTCTTTTGGTTTTCCTGTGCTTGAAGCAGTAGGTAAGGCATGTAAGAAGCCAATGGACGTACACTTTATGATTGTTCATCCAGAGAACTATATTCAACAGACAGCTGACACTGGTGCAGCTATCATGAATGTTCAGTATGAGGCTTGTGTTCATTTACATCGAACGATACAAGCGATTCATGCTGCTGGTATGAAAGCTGGTGTGACGCTTAATCCTTCAACACCTGTCAATGTTCTTGAGGATATTATTGGTGATGTAGATATCGTTCAGCTTATGAGTGTAAATCCTGGTTTTGGTGGACAGAAATTCATAGAGAGCAGTATCAAGAAAGTACAACGCCTTCGTCAGTTGATTGAGCGTGAAGGTAGTAATGCACTGATAGAGGTTGATGGCGGTGTACAGGCTGACACGGCTCCTCGTTTGGTTGAAGCTGGTGTCGACATTCTTGTTAGTGGCAGTTATGTCTTTAAGGCTGCAGATCCTAAGGCAACTATCCATTCACTCAAACAATTACATAGATAA
- a CDS encoding phosphoribosylanthranilate isomerase → MIIKVCGMRDAHNIHEVSQLGIDWVGLDFQPKSERYVSQISSCAGIIPDYGTLSDLSSDESSLQQQRPTLCGVFADDMPQNIVTRVVNFNLDFIQLNGEESMVMIDNLRRTLDPDIHAGIQIMKRIVITKREDIEKYKEYAEGVDYFLFDIQDNLKDWSILKAYDGKVPFLVSGNIGTEDIEKIKGFSHPKFYGISVNEKFETAPAVKDVALLKDFLEKVK, encoded by the coding sequence ATGATTATAAAGGTATGCGGCATGCGTGATGCCCACAATATTCACGAAGTTTCTCAACTTGGCATAGACTGGGTAGGATTGGATTTCCAGCCTAAGAGCGAACGTTATGTTAGTCAGATATCGTCATGTGCTGGTATTATTCCCGATTATGGGACGCTGTCTGACTTATCGTCAGACGAATCATCTCTACAGCAACAAAGACCTACTCTTTGTGGAGTCTTTGCTGATGACATGCCACAGAATATTGTTACACGTGTTGTAAACTTCAATCTTGATTTCATCCAACTTAATGGAGAAGAGAGTATGGTGATGATTGATAATCTTCGCCGCACCCTTGACCCAGACATTCATGCTGGAATACAGATTATGAAACGCATTGTTATTACAAAGCGTGAGGACATTGAGAAATACAAGGAATATGCAGAAGGGGTTGATTATTTCCTCTTTGACATCCAAGATAATCTAAAGGATTGGAGCATTTTGAAAGCGTATGACGGGAAAGTTCCTTTCCTTGTAAGTGGAAATATTGGTACCGAAGATATTGAGAAGATTAAAGGTTTTTCTCACCCCAAGTTCTATGGTATCAGTGTGAACGAGAAGTTTGAGACAGCACCAGCGGTAAAGGATGTTGCTTTACTAAAGGACTTTCTTGAGAAGGTAAAGTAA
- a CDS encoding anthranilate synthase component II: MKTNCVIIDNYDSFTYNLVHLIKELGVDVTVVRNNQFSLEDLNNYDRIVLSPGPGVPSEAGLLLDVIHRYAGVKPILGVCLGHQAIGEVFGAKLKNLSDVFHGVTTETTQIVETPLFAGLPKNFLVGRYHSWVVERTNFPDCLETIAESKEGLIMALRHRTHNIYGIQFHPESVLTPDGKRIMANWLHI; encoded by the coding sequence ATGAAAACAAATTGTGTTATCATTGATAACTACGATTCTTTCACCTATAATCTTGTTCATCTCATAAAGGAATTAGGAGTTGATGTAACGGTTGTTCGCAACAATCAGTTCTCCCTTGAAGATTTGAATAACTACGATCGTATTGTTTTAAGTCCTGGCCCTGGGGTTCCTTCAGAAGCTGGCTTACTATTGGACGTTATTCATCGTTATGCTGGGGTAAAGCCTATCTTGGGTGTTTGCTTAGGACATCAAGCCATTGGTGAGGTATTCGGAGCAAAGTTGAAGAATTTGTCTGATGTCTTCCATGGTGTAACAACTGAAACCACACAAATCGTTGAAACGCCATTGTTTGCTGGTTTGCCTAAAAACTTTCTCGTGGGACGCTATCATAGTTGGGTCGTAGAGAGAACAAATTTCCCCGATTGCTTAGAAACAATAGCCGAAAGCAAAGAGGGACTAATCATGGCATTACGCCATAGAACGCATAACATCTATGGCATCCAATTCCACCCAGAGAGCGTTCTAACACCAGATGGGAAAAGGATTATGGCTAATTGGTTACACATCTAA
- a CDS encoding UpxY family transcription antiterminator: MTTAASYIDGVIDDGTPWYAVWLFTLKLEEVRTYFTSHGLECFVPEQYVDVEGRDGKPHSVLRPVVRNLIFVKMPGEDISFQKIVQEANYKISVVKKAKDSQEYALIPHDQMYEFRLMCNPEIMMRKFLSSDEAQMKAGDEVLVKFGPLKGMTGRLVRSSKKYYLLKEIPGIGVMLKVSRWCCVPMEEK, from the coding sequence ATGACAACAGCAGCAAGCTATATAGACGGAGTCATTGATGATGGAACACCTTGGTATGCAGTGTGGCTATTCACACTGAAGCTTGAAGAAGTGAGAACCTACTTTACAAGTCATGGTTTGGAATGTTTCGTTCCAGAACAATATGTCGATGTAGAAGGGCGTGATGGTAAGCCTCACTCTGTTCTTCGTCCTGTTGTTCGTAATCTTATCTTTGTGAAAATGCCTGGAGAAGACATTTCATTTCAGAAGATTGTACAAGAAGCCAACTATAAGATTAGCGTTGTAAAGAAAGCTAAGGATTCACAAGAGTATGCACTTATCCCCCATGACCAGATGTATGAGTTCCGTTTGATGTGTAATCCAGAAATAATGATGCGTAAGTTCCTCTCTTCAGACGAGGCACAAATGAAAGCTGGGGACGAGGTTCTTGTTAAGTTTGGACCATTAAAGGGGATGACTGGGCGATTAGTTCGCTCAAGCAAGAAGTATTATCTCCTAAAAGAAATCCCAGGTATAGGTGTAATGCTCAAAGTTTCTCGCTGGTGCTGCGTTCCAATGGAGGAGAAATAA